The Aphis gossypii isolate Hap1 unplaced genomic scaffold, ASM2018417v2 Contig00250, whole genome shotgun sequence genome contains the following window.
AACAGAAACACCGTACGTGATCCAAATTATCTGAAttgtgtattttgtatttttagattaatcgTTCGTCGTCTGTCGACATTTGTCGATAATCTGTCGTTATTGCGATAACAGAAACAACGTAGGTACGTGATCTAAATTAtctgaattatttttgtatttagtaCACTCGCGAATGCCGACCTTATTCGTtgtcgtttttataataatttttgttaatttgtgtattattttatttaaattctaaacgtTTTTCACATCATGGCATCTGAATCGAAGAAAAAATGTAggcagtataatattgaatatttgaagtATGGTTTTATTCAATCGCctacaaatataacattacCAATGTGTCTCATTTGCCgaaaagtattttcaaatgaaGCTATGAAACCATCGAGACTGCaagaacatttaataaaagttcatgctaataaaaaaaatatggatttattttattttcaaacacttGAAAAGAAATTTTTGAAAGAGCCGACATTGGTCAATATGTTTTCAACAACGTCGAAACAAGATGATGACGGATTGCGAGCTTCGTACAACATTTCTCTACTGATAGCCAAGTCTGGTAAACCACATACTATTGGCGAAGAACTTATTTTACCAGCTATAAGCGAGGTAATAAACACAATGCTGCATAAACCAGCTTttgacattattaaaaaaattcctcTGAGCAATAATACAGTGCAAAGGAGAATTGATGAAATGGCACAATCTGTCGAAGAATTATTATGCGAGTTTTTAAAAGCCACCAAACTTTCTATACAGCTTGATGAATCAACTTTACCAGGTAACGAAGCCTTATTATTAGCTTACGTACGATTCGTAAAAGAAGAAAAGATTTGccaagaattattatttgctaAAAACTTGATGACTGACACAAAAGGAGaatcaatatattacacattggaagagttttttaaagaaaaagaaattccTATGTGTAATATCTTATCAGTTGCGACCGATGGTGCTCCAGCCATGGTAGGGTGCCATCGAggttttattgcatatttgaaaaaaactgtACCAAATGTACTCGCTGTACATTGTGTCATTCATCGACAAAATTTAGTTGCCAAAAATTTGAATGAACGCTTACATAAGTCATTACATTATGTAATTTCAGCtatcaataaaatcaaaaataattcattgaatGATAGATTGTTTGGACAACTTTGTACTGAAAATGATGAAGAAttcaatcaattattatttcacacaGAAGTTCGTTGGTTGTCGAAAGGTGCCTGTTTAGACAGATTCTATAAGTTGTTTGACTCGgtacttgaatttttaaaaactaaagatGATATTTTACGAGgcaacttaattaattatagaagtGACATTGCTTATTTGACTGacctgtttaaaaatttaatgaaacaaatttgcAGTTGCAAGGTGatgatttgaatttaatcaaaacaaaaaatattatttctgcatttttaataaaacttcttATGTACAAAAGAAATTTAGGACGAAAAGAATTTATACAGTTTCCAAATCTATCAATGGcacaaaaaaatgatgaagATTTAATGACATATTGTCAACACCTGGAACCTGGTCACTACAGGATccacattaataatacaaaaaaatatttcgagaCCGATCTATGAACACTTCAAGtgtcataacatatttatatatattatatagctgtaGGATCctctaagtttttttatttgttataagtagTCATAGtcatatcattatcattagtattatttagtaaattcgTTATCAGGTATGATATATCGAAATATGACATCCAAAGCTGATATGAGAAGCTTTCTAacgtatcattttaaatattaaggtaGGAATGCCAAGTGGTACAGACTTACCCATAGATTTAAATGAAAGTAATGTACAAGAAATGATACCCCTATCAAAcataacgatatattattcaaatgacaaaattgtttttattttaaatatacttttagtgTATCAATACGAATTGACACTTTTTCAGCTAATACCTTTACcagattgtaataataataattgtgtttatataaaacctaattataagtatttagctGTAAGTAAATCTAAAGAAATGTATTCAGTCTATGGTGAAATTGACCAAAGCCTTTGTAAACGTGCCGGCGATTTCCTTTTATGTCCTGAAATTTATCCTTTACATCCTAGAAGCGGACGTCCTATATGTGAGGTGCTTTTACTACAAGAGCCAAAAGAGGTTCCAGACAGTTGCGAAATCATGCAAGTACAGTTGCGAGCAAATCTATTTCACAAATTGAAGTTCAAAAACGAATGGATCTATGCTACACCAGGAGAAACCATATTCATTACATGCGACCAAGACAAGAGAAGTACAAATCATTTCCTAGAAGGAGTAGGTATACTATCTTTAAACGAAACGTGTAAAGCCTATGCGTCACGCGACCTATTGATTCCACATAAAGTCGAAACAGATATCGAACTAATTGATTTTGTAccaaattcttaaattaaagaaCCTGAAGATCGATATGCTAAGTTAACgactaatattttggaaaataagcATATTCGAACCAACCAGATGttcgatttaaatatagtCGCTAAGTCAACAACGGAAATTAAAGAAATGGTGATCAAAGATGCCAAGACAGAACAAATACGAAATAGTAAACGCAGACacgactatttattatatgtaattagtacaataacaattatctgTATTGTTCTAACTATAATAAGATGCACAGAAAAACAACCATGGTGCACAATAAGCAGTACCAGGAGATCCAGACGAAATATCGCAACAGATCCAGAAGTAGAATTATGGCATTTTCAAACTCCAGTACAAGTCGAAGAACCATACCCGACAGAACCAAACGAAGACGTTCCAGCAACTAATCGAACACAGGACCCGATCAAGGACGACATTATTCCATTACCATCCGCACCTCAGATCAAGACAAGGTATTCCGTGTACCCCACCCCGATGTGATACGGAGTATCGTCTTATAGGGGAGGAATGTAGTAAACCgacgtttttagtataaaaacgtagTTCCGAAGTCCAGTGGCCTATGACTATATCACGCCACCGAGTCGGACCACTAATGCCGTTTCCTGATTGGATTAGACACATCACGCCACTTCATAGACGTAGATCATCCGATTCTCCATCACGGCatgttccatataaatatgagtcctcatcatagatttaattagagtTAGTTAGAGTTAGCTAAGAGTCAGTTAGACCAAGTTAGTGTTGTCACTTGCTCTCCGGTAGCTAAGTACTTGTGCTTACGCTAACGAAAGccttttcattattgttttataagttaataaacgtatcaattgtcttattaatttattgttaacttgTATATACCTCAACTCTCCAACCTACGACGGAACGTACATTCGTCGTAAAAGAAGCGTGCAGTAACTATCACTGGTTACTACACAATCAACTGTTTATATGTTTAACTACAGcacaaaatatagaatttatgaCGACATGTACTGATTTCTTTGGTGACGGTACATTTGAATATgcaccaaaatattttgttcagcTTTACACgattcattgttttaaaaatggacATTATGTGCCTGtggtatacttttttttaaacaacaaattaaaagaaaCGTATACTAACATGTGGAAGTTTATTGTTgacttatgttttaaattgacaaaaaaagtattaatcatTCCTAATTTGCACTTGGATTTTGAACGTAGAGCCCATAAAGCAGTGAAAGAAGTATTTcctgatattaatattgttggtTGTAGATTCCATCTAGGACAAGCATGGTGGCGAAaggtaacttaaaaataaattatcgtatagaatttaaatttaaatatttttttttttttttagataaatagtgAAAGTGAACTTCGAAATGCATACAAAAATCCTGATGATGACCTAGGAAATTGGCTAAAGATGTTTTTTGGTCTCCAATTTCTAGACCATGACGAAGTTGAAGATGCATTCGTAGAGTTAATCGCTGTTTGTCCAAATGAAGAAATTGGTCACATTTTTTcggattatgttttaaataattacatagagCCTGGGTGTCCATTCAATACAAACTTGTGGGCAATGAAACCTTCGGAAAATCCCaggtaattttcaaataaattaatacatgcaaattattatttactacaattCATAACTTTCTAGGACTACCAACTCTGCAGAAAGCTTTCACAGAACATACAACAGTCAATTTTACAGTTCTCATCcatcaatatatatagttattaaaattctgattGAAACTCAAGCAGAAACAGTACTGAAAATAGCTACGATAGaacagagtaaaaaaaaagaaatgccaataaaacaaaaggataaaatacttaatattcataataaatatatgtggtatgtggaaaataaaaattctaataatttattaaaatatttagagtaTGTTGGCTTACGCTATCCTGCTATAActgatatataggtaattaagttgccattataaaatattatatttatttcatttttatacatatatatttaatatcattttataagttctgcatatattaaattttttttatacatattatataatatacactatacactatacaggtattagatatttttttaagttcctacataatatttaaaatttgttatttttaattaggcgCTTATTTGTatacgattataattataaatttatgacttttcaagaatatattttattttatgtatactgaatttttaaaaaacctaataaATGATATGGCAACGTTGCACGTAAATTTGTTCTCAATCGTATAGTTTTTTGGGTTTTTTTGGGGGTCAGCGGTAAGttctttgttaattttaagtgtTCTCAATCGTTCGGCTAAAAAGGTATAACATTCTCAATCGTATTTTAccgatttacaataattttaatctaactttatttaatgataaacatgtaattaggtattaataatagaaaacattttgTCATAATGGACACTATATCCATAGCAGCTGGTAAAATTAGATTTTCTGCGATAGTATGAGGTTTTTTTCTCTTTGCTATTCGCCAAGCTACTTTATAGGAAGAAAGAAGTGCTTTAGAAGAAATAGTAgcttgttttgtaaaaatatgtttttgttgaGCCATagcttttaattttgatacgaAATAATCACGTGGTTTGTTCACCAAATTTCCATGAACTGTCTCCAAATGGCGTTTCATttaatttggaattttttgtttcttttcaatatttgaaatcaCTTCTGGACAATCACGTTTTCTACTAGAATTCAAAAACTTATCCATAGTtataactactattattacagaaaaaatacACAACAAATAACGCAGAACAAAAAACGATCGTAATAAATATCGGTCGATGTACGTAGCCGTAGCGCATATAACACACTGAATACAAAGCATACAGCGGTGTGCATTTTACGACTGAATGACTGATAGATTAGATTAGAGGCAAATCATTAAGTacctatcaaattataaatagtaatcgAAATAATATGCTGTTATACTCGATATCGCAAACACGGTTATCGACGGCCGATCTGTCTCACACATACaacatgtaatatgtattggtgcgcggaaattttatttttagtttctattGCGAACGCGGCTCCCTCGATAATAACCGCTGACGCCTCTGAGAGCCGCGACGCACAGGTTGAAAACCCCTGATATATACTGGTGTACACGTACATTTTGCTGTTTGGTGCAAATATCTTCTAGAAACACTTTAATGCTACACAGCACAACCAATGGTTGAAGATATATGTTAAGGTTGAGCTACCGACAACAACTGAATACGATAGCTCAGGACGctcagattaattttaattaaaacaaacgagtcttaattatatatatgattttactttattatgtttttcgtgCGGCTCGTCGCGTGCTTACTAGTTAAACGGTTCGTTCTCGACAGGACAAAGTCCGATCGATTGTCACCGAACGCTAAAATAGCATTACATGATATGGAACccccaagaaaaaaaaacatggatcagaaaaaaatgtaaaattacaatatttatgtacgatGTTTGTTAATAACGAGT
Protein-coding sequences here:
- the LOC126553454 gene encoding protein ZBED8-like, with amino-acid sequence MASESKKKCRQYNIEYLKYGFIQSPTNITLPMCLICRKVFSNEAMKPSRLQEHLIKVHANKKNMDLFYFQTLEKKFLKEPTLVNMFSTTSKQDDDGLRASYNISLLIAKSGKPHTIGEELILPAISEVINTMLHKPAFDIIKKIPLSNNTVQRRIDEMAQSVEELLCEFLKATKLSIQLDESTLPGNEALLLAYVRFVKEEKICQELLFAKNLMTDTKGESIYYTLEEFFKEKEIPMCNILSVATDGAPAMVGCHRGFIAYLKKTVPNVLAVHCVIHRQNLVAKNLNERLHKSLHYVISAINKIKNNSLNDRLFGQLCTENDEEFNQLLFHTEVRWLSKGACLDRFYKLFDSVLEFLKTKDDILRGNLINYRSDIAYLTDLFKNLMKQICSCKVMI
- the LOC126553459 gene encoding uncharacterized protein LOC126553459; this encodes MWKFIVDLCFKLTKKVLIIPNLHLDFERRAHKAVKEVFPDINIVGCRFHLGQAWWRKINSESELRNAYKNPDDDLGNWLKMFFGLQFLDHDEVEDAFVELIAVCPNEEIGHIFSDYVLNNYIEPGCPFNTNLWAMKPSENPRTTNSAESFHRTYNSQFYSSHPSIYIVIKILIETQAETVLKIATIEQKYVGLRYPAITDI